The Rhizobium sp. TH2 genome includes a window with the following:
- a CDS encoding response regulator: MSSKLTVLVVEDEPLIRLALVSALEDEDYAVVEARTVLQAIAMLAKYDVHAVVTDVDMPGGLSGLDLVDMVAGFSRTMGIIVTSGRAIPPENALPAGVIFLSKPYALETVVAELASQLRTRPAAMAR, from the coding sequence ATGTCATCTAAACTCACAGTACTCGTCGTCGAGGACGAGCCCCTGATCCGGCTCGCGCTTGTGTCCGCCCTCGAGGACGAAGACTACGCCGTAGTCGAGGCCCGAACAGTCCTTCAAGCGATTGCCATGCTAGCCAAGTACGATGTCCATGCTGTGGTAACCGATGTCGACATGCCCGGAGGACTTTCCGGTCTAGACTTGGTGGACATGGTCGCAGGATTTTCCCGAACGATGGGAATCATAGTCACGTCCGGTCGGGCGATACCTCCTGAAAATGCCTTACCTGCAGGCGTCATTTTCCTTTCCAAGCCCTACGCGTTGGAGACCGTCGTAGCCGAACTTGCAAGCCAACTTCGCACGCGCCCCGCCGCCATGGCTCGGTGA
- a CDS encoding GFA family protein has product MTANGSHIGKCFCGSVEIEVSGDPAAMGFCHCSSCRTWSAGPVNAFTLWPPEKVPIVKGLNTLVDYQKTANSKRIWCKICGGHLMTEHPLWNVTDVYAAIIPTLPFQAALHVNYQETVLPMADGLPKYRDVPTTLGGTGELIAV; this is encoded by the coding sequence ATGACAGCGAATGGCAGCCATATCGGAAAGTGCTTCTGCGGGTCAGTTGAGATTGAGGTAAGTGGGGACCCGGCTGCCATGGGCTTTTGTCATTGCAGTTCGTGTCGAACATGGTCGGCGGGACCAGTAAACGCCTTCACGCTTTGGCCACCTGAGAAGGTTCCGATCGTCAAGGGCTTGAACACTCTCGTGGACTATCAAAAGACCGCCAACAGCAAGCGCATATGGTGTAAGATATGTGGCGGGCATCTTATGACCGAGCATCCGCTCTGGAATGTCACAGACGTTTATGCAGCAATCATTCCGACACTGCCGTTCCAAGCCGCGCTCCATGTAAACTATCAGGAGACGGTGCTGCCGATGGCGGACGGTTTGCCCAAATATCGGGACGTGCCAACGACCTTGGGCGGCACGGGAGAACTGATCGCAGTGTAA
- a CDS encoding DUF1206 domain-containing protein, which produces MAVRPNIQWIARTGYTARAVVFFLVGGLALFAGIGGGKSDTKLALDSLLEQPFGRVWVGLIAVGLLGFVVWRLAQSVGNADHLPHDVKGTATRTALFGSGVVYVGLAYYALEHAFTSGSNGGGGTEKGLAEWAMSQPFGKYLAGAIGIGFIIGGCVTIAKGVLRKYEQYQSAEARHNRAITAVCIYGLSARGVLFAIVGCFFVYAAFTVNPDQAGSVPDALNWIRGLPFGGVLYSIVAVGLASFGAYNLIQARYRVVREPEFPNEFETANHSLHRAGIIPE; this is translated from the coding sequence ATGGCTGTTCGACCAAATATTCAGTGGATCGCTCGGACAGGATACACCGCCCGAGCGGTCGTGTTCTTCCTCGTTGGTGGCCTAGCTCTGTTCGCCGGGATTGGTGGAGGAAAGTCCGATACCAAGTTAGCTCTCGACAGTCTCCTTGAGCAGCCGTTCGGCCGTGTGTGGGTTGGCCTTATCGCCGTCGGCCTGCTCGGCTTCGTGGTCTGGCGGCTCGCACAATCGGTCGGCAATGCCGATCACTTGCCTCACGACGTTAAAGGAACAGCGACCAGGACTGCCCTCTTTGGTAGTGGCGTAGTCTACGTCGGTCTAGCCTATTACGCTTTGGAACATGCGTTCACGTCGGGTTCGAACGGCGGCGGAGGCACCGAGAAAGGGTTGGCTGAATGGGCAATGTCGCAACCCTTTGGCAAATATCTGGCAGGAGCGATCGGCATTGGCTTCATCATTGGCGGTTGCGTCACCATTGCCAAAGGTGTTCTACGAAAATATGAGCAGTATCAAAGCGCAGAGGCGAGGCACAATCGTGCCATCACAGCCGTGTGCATTTACGGCTTGAGCGCCCGCGGCGTCCTCTTTGCCATTGTCGGCTGCTTTTTTGTTTATGCCGCATTCACTGTCAATCCTGACCAGGCGGGCAGCGTTCCAGACGCGTTGAATTGGATACGAGGCCTACCCTTTGGAGGAGTCCTCTATTCGATAGTAGCTGTCGGGCTGGCGTCTTTCGGGGCGTATAACTTGATCCAGGCTCGCTACCGCGTCGTCCGTGAGCCCGAGTTCCCGAACGAGTTTGAGACAGCTAATCACAGTCTTCACCGCGCTGGAATTATCCCGGAATAG
- a CDS encoding DUF3833 domain-containing protein, with product MDIRDFEDKGLRLRLEEFFAGTLKGWGFTVSRFGNFQNSFRIDAQSHWEGATNTLKMTEFYKFDDGHHDPLSWSIVKKSEEEYEGFEKSIEGSATGQQRGNAFHWRYSRNVPDKDGSISGFGFDDWFWLIEPKILCVSASITKLGIEVARLSGFYQKLS from the coding sequence TTGGATATTAGGGATTTCGAGGACAAGGGACTGAGGCTTCGTCTCGAGGAGTTCTTCGCTGGCACGCTCAAGGGCTGGGGCTTCACAGTCAGCCGTTTCGGCAATTTCCAGAACTCGTTCCGCATCGACGCGCAATCGCATTGGGAGGGGGCTACCAACACGCTAAAGATGACTGAGTTCTACAAATTCGATGATGGACATCACGATCCGCTTAGCTGGTCCATCGTCAAAAAATCTGAGGAGGAATACGAAGGGTTCGAGAAGTCAATCGAAGGAAGCGCCACCGGACAACAGCGGGGCAACGCCTTCCACTGGCGGTACTCGAGAAACGTCCCCGATAAGGACGGAAGCATCTCTGGTTTTGGCTTCGATGATTGGTTCTGGCTCATTGAGCCCAAAATCCTATGCGTTTCGGCGTCGATCACAAAGCTTGGAATCGAAGTGGCCCGACTTTCGGGTTTTTATCAGAAGCTAAGTTGA
- a CDS encoding DUF982 domain-containing protein: MKPDTFDKPVRVLVGLGVVREIRNALEAYIFLNDAPDYMRNPAQLMALKACKAAVLGEIEAATARGAFEAFARKQDLLAPDVDYLVAAGARRPNDPHIR; this comes from the coding sequence ATGAAACCCGATACATTCGACAAGCCTGTCCGCGTTCTAGTTGGACTCGGCGTCGTGCGAGAAATCCGCAACGCGTTGGAAGCCTACATCTTTTTAAATGATGCGCCCGACTATATGCGCAACCCGGCGCAGCTGATGGCCCTCAAAGCCTGCAAGGCCGCCGTGTTAGGTGAGATCGAAGCCGCGACCGCCCGTGGCGCATTCGAGGCTTTTGCCCGCAAACAGGATTTGCTCGCGCCGGACGTGGATTATCTCGTCGCCGCTGGCGCACGCCGACCAAACGACCCCCATATCCGCTGA
- a CDS encoding calcium-binding protein → MATHTQSTDLENTWVINTSDEKWVLAEGADITSGANSAIFVDHAFTGNTIVVKGDIEVSNPLKIIEVLADDTVLKIAKGSVVESMASNAGLYATGANFKFHNGGEISGKLSGVYVDDGALVHNTGTIKGGDAVYSPGDSVTVLNYGKIQGQDSGVVVMATDALVVNADNSKISGGDFGIELTDDGNGTISNRGLIKGDTAISDMGGNVTVYNRGIIDGFVQLGAGQDIFDTRHGTLKGKVDGGSAADTYLISSANIDIAEQQDNGMDLVKSTVSYTLAENLENLRLLGKGDTNGSGNEGNNSITGNKGDNVLKGKDGDDYLAGGKGDDLMIGGANADIFEFNAHTQHDTIKDFEDGLDVIFSDFVTNETEFGNLFDHHLKVQGDDLLITYGKDTLLIKNMEKSDLSFDDFFTGI, encoded by the coding sequence ATGGCAACGCACACACAGTCTACCGATCTTGAAAACACGTGGGTCATCAATACCAGTGATGAAAAATGGGTTTTGGCAGAAGGCGCTGATATCACAAGCGGAGCCAACTCCGCCATCTTTGTTGATCATGCTTTCACCGGCAACACCATTGTCGTTAAGGGTGACATAGAAGTTTCAAATCCTCTGAAGATCATCGAGGTTCTCGCTGACGATACTGTTCTGAAGATCGCCAAGGGGTCTGTCGTAGAGTCGATGGCGTCCAACGCTGGACTCTATGCAACCGGTGCCAATTTCAAGTTTCACAATGGCGGTGAAATCAGCGGAAAACTGTCAGGGGTTTATGTCGATGATGGCGCACTTGTTCATAACACCGGGACGATCAAGGGCGGGGATGCGGTCTATTCACCCGGCGACAGCGTGACGGTTCTGAATTACGGCAAGATACAAGGACAGGATTCCGGCGTAGTAGTTATGGCGACCGATGCACTCGTTGTGAACGCCGACAACTCTAAGATCAGCGGTGGCGATTTCGGCATCGAATTGACGGACGATGGTAACGGCACGATATCAAATCGTGGCCTGATCAAAGGTGACACCGCAATCTCTGACATGGGCGGCAATGTCACCGTCTATAATCGTGGAATCATCGATGGCTTCGTACAGCTTGGAGCTGGACAAGATATTTTTGATACCCGTCACGGGACTCTGAAGGGCAAAGTCGATGGTGGATCGGCCGCTGATACCTACCTGATTTCGAGTGCGAATATCGATATCGCCGAACAGCAAGACAACGGCATGGACTTGGTCAAATCCACAGTCAGCTACACGCTCGCTGAAAATTTGGAAAACCTTCGGCTACTTGGCAAGGGTGATACGAATGGAAGCGGAAATGAAGGCAATAACTCCATCACCGGCAACAAGGGTGACAATGTCCTGAAAGGCAAAGATGGAGATGACTATTTGGCGGGCGGCAAGGGAGATGATCTGATGATCGGGGGTGCAAATGCCGACATCTTCGAATTCAATGCCCACACCCAACACGACACGATCAAGGACTTTGAAGACGGCTTGGACGTGATCTTCTCCGATTTCGTCACCAACGAAACGGAATTCGGAAACCTATTCGATCATCACCTGAAGGTGCAAGGCGATGATCTGTTGATCACATACGGCAAAGATACCCTACTGATCAAAAACATGGAAAAGTCCGATCTTTCATTCGATGATTTCTTCACCGGAATTTGA
- a CDS encoding L,D-transpeptidase — MRNTIRHLALSTALTLCSPAFAASFDAQAVNGADIAALPGEAPNATPSEPDPAIVHLQVLLDRAGASPGVIDGYFGENLNKAVAGFEAMQHMPVDGKLDKQVLDRLEDQMPVIQPYTITADDAKDLVERIPKDYAEQAKMEHLAYTSVEEKLAERFHMDVGLLKALNPSAAFTPGEKIEVAMPGAAKSGTVKRIEIRRRSGEAFALAEDGSLLSVYPATIGSEDSPSPKGTHKVKGVSRMPVYSYNPKVNFQQGDNKKTLELPGGPNGPVGTVWIDLTEPTYGIHGTPEPELIDKVGSHGCVRLTNWDVEELADMVKPGVVVKFID; from the coding sequence ATGAGAAACACGATCCGCCACCTAGCCCTTTCGACAGCTCTGACTCTCTGCAGTCCGGCTTTCGCAGCTTCGTTCGACGCGCAAGCTGTCAACGGTGCCGATATTGCCGCCTTGCCAGGTGAAGCGCCAAATGCAACACCCTCCGAGCCTGATCCCGCCATTGTCCATCTTCAGGTCCTGCTCGATCGAGCTGGTGCTTCGCCAGGAGTTATCGACGGATACTTCGGCGAAAACCTCAACAAGGCTGTCGCCGGGTTCGAGGCAATGCAGCATATGCCGGTCGATGGGAAGCTGGACAAGCAGGTGCTGGATAGGCTCGAGGACCAAATGCCTGTCATTCAACCGTATACAATCACGGCAGATGACGCCAAAGATTTGGTTGAGCGCATTCCAAAAGATTACGCGGAGCAGGCCAAAATGGAGCACCTGGCCTATACCAGCGTCGAGGAAAAACTCGCTGAACGGTTTCACATGGATGTGGGCCTGCTTAAGGCGCTCAATCCCTCCGCTGCCTTTACCCCAGGCGAAAAGATCGAAGTGGCTATGCCCGGCGCGGCAAAGTCCGGTACGGTCAAACGGATCGAAATTCGCAGAAGATCTGGAGAAGCGTTCGCGTTGGCGGAGGATGGATCGCTGCTCAGCGTGTATCCCGCCACCATCGGCAGTGAAGACTCCCCTTCCCCCAAAGGTACCCACAAGGTGAAGGGTGTCTCACGCATGCCAGTTTATTCCTACAATCCTAAGGTCAATTTCCAACAGGGCGACAATAAGAAAACATTAGAATTGCCAGGTGGCCCTAATGGTCCGGTTGGCACGGTTTGGATCGATTTGACGGAACCCACCTACGGTATCCATGGAACACCCGAGCCGGAACTCATCGACAAAGTCGGGTCGCATGGATGTGTTCGTTTGACCAATTGGGATGTCGAGGAGCTGGCAGACATGGTTAAGCCGGGGGTTGTCGTCAAATTCATCGACTAG
- a CDS encoding flavodoxin family protein, which produces MPLKAVAFNATLKAASSEEPSSTDRVLTLIQEELKKFDVETELVRLAEYNIKPGVTSDEGEGDDWPPLREKLLKSDILILGTPIWLGQPSSVCKRVLERMDAFLEETDKQGRMVSYGIVACVAVVGNEDGAHHVSAELYQALNDVGFTIPANAVAYWVGEAMSSVNFVDLPEVPDVVTKSISMLARNTAHLAQLLKDQEYPGE; this is translated from the coding sequence ATGCCTCTAAAAGCTGTCGCATTCAACGCTACTCTTAAAGCCGCCAGCTCGGAAGAGCCTTCTTCCACTGACCGGGTGTTGACGCTCATTCAAGAAGAGCTGAAGAAGTTCGACGTGGAGACTGAGTTGGTGCGGCTTGCCGAGTACAACATCAAACCCGGCGTGACATCTGATGAGGGCGAAGGCGACGACTGGCCGCCACTTCGGGAAAAACTTCTCAAATCCGACATCCTCATTCTGGGCACTCCTATCTGGCTTGGCCAGCCATCAAGCGTTTGCAAACGCGTGCTCGAGCGAATGGATGCTTTCCTTGAGGAAACCGACAAGCAGGGGCGCATGGTGTCCTACGGAATCGTCGCGTGCGTCGCCGTCGTCGGAAACGAGGATGGCGCTCACCATGTTTCGGCTGAGCTTTATCAAGCGCTCAACGATGTTGGCTTTACGATTCCTGCCAATGCAGTCGCCTACTGGGTTGGCGAAGCGATGAGCTCTGTGAATTTTGTAGACTTGCCCGAGGTGCCGGACGTTGTCACGAAATCCATTAGCATGTTGGCAAGGAATACGGCGCATCTGGCTCAACTCCTGAAGGACCAGGAATACCCGGGCGAATAA
- a CDS encoding pyridoxamine 5'-phosphate oxidase family protein: MAALTLEDLSEKMRKIDFCMLSTREGDGAISTRPMSNNGDVEYDGDSWFFSFENTRKVAAISRDSRVSLSLSGAPSLLGKPGIFVAIDGEASIIKSKAEFEKHWVTDLERWFADGIDTPGLVLIKVHAGRIEYWDGEENEVIAVD; this comes from the coding sequence ATGGCCGCCCTGACGCTCGAAGACCTTTCCGAAAAAATGCGGAAGATCGATTTCTGCATGCTCTCTACGCGGGAGGGTGACGGAGCGATTTCGACGCGCCCGATGAGTAACAACGGAGACGTCGAGTACGACGGCGACTCCTGGTTCTTTTCCTTCGAAAATACCCGCAAGGTGGCTGCAATCTCGCGCGATTCGAGAGTGTCCCTTTCCCTCTCCGGGGCTCCGAGCCTACTCGGCAAACCCGGCATCTTCGTCGCCATTGATGGTGAGGCTTCTATCATCAAGAGCAAAGCGGAGTTTGAGAAGCACTGGGTAACGGACCTCGAAAGGTGGTTCGCCGACGGCATCGACACGCCGGGATTGGTTCTCATCAAGGTGCATGCCGGCCGGATCGAATACTGGGACGGCGAAGAAAACGAAGTCATCGCTGTAGATTGA
- a CDS encoding Hsp20 family protein produces MATSYDYSPLFRSSVGFDRVFNLLENAQRVRPISDWPPYDIVKTGDDTYRISLAVAGFSEEELELTFKSNLLIVTGHKEGDKAEGYLHRGIAGRPFEHKFELADHVRVTGANLVNGLLSVDLIREIPDEMKPHKIEIQTVAPSLTSANPQQIEGQRAA; encoded by the coding sequence ATGGCAACATCTTACGATTACAGCCCACTGTTCCGGTCCAGCGTTGGTTTTGACCGGGTCTTCAATCTCCTGGAAAATGCCCAGCGCGTCCGTCCCATCAGTGACTGGCCGCCCTATGATATCGTGAAAACTGGAGATGATACCTACCGCATCAGCCTGGCGGTGGCGGGATTCAGCGAAGAGGAACTCGAACTTACCTTCAAGTCCAACCTGCTGATCGTCACTGGCCACAAGGAAGGAGACAAGGCTGAAGGTTATCTCCATCGTGGCATTGCCGGCCGGCCGTTCGAGCACAAATTCGAGCTTGCCGACCACGTGCGGGTGACCGGCGCCAACCTGGTCAACGGCCTGCTGTCTGTGGATCTTATCCGCGAGATTCCCGACGAAATGAAGCCGCACAAGATTGAGATCCAGACCGTGGCTCCCTCGCTGACCTCGGCAAACCCCCAGCAGATCGAAGGCCAGCGGGCCGCCTGA
- a CDS encoding LacI family DNA-binding transcriptional regulator, producing MSTRKPSKRVTMMDVAKAAGCSQATVSVVLNGVSDVKISPELRTRVIKAARGLGYGVGSVIRHAALDELKGDCIGFIVDQLATTPEAVNAIEGARHESWENDITILVAQTQAREEHEVRAVERLLRAGAQGIVYMSIFTRRVSLARVFEDLPIPLVLLNCYTRENRYPSVVPDEVIGGRTATRSLIKLGHRRIATITGELFMEAAQDRLIGYREALAEAGITYEDSLVVEGNWSPTSGFEAAQRLLSLEERPTAIFCQNDKMAMGCFIALAEAGLVIPRDMSVVGYDDDELARHLRPQLTTLELPHRPMGAWAVQQLGKHSATIGSRHTPYKMVCSVVERSSLTGPTTGKLNGASSSSD from the coding sequence ATGAGCACACGCAAGCCAAGCAAACGCGTAACGATGATGGACGTGGCCAAAGCCGCAGGCTGCTCGCAGGCAACGGTCTCGGTCGTTCTGAATGGAGTGTCTGACGTTAAGATTTCCCCGGAATTGCGGACACGGGTGATAAAGGCCGCACGAGGGCTCGGCTACGGCGTCGGTAGCGTCATCCGGCATGCGGCATTGGATGAGCTCAAGGGAGACTGCATAGGCTTTATCGTCGACCAGCTCGCCACGACGCCAGAAGCCGTTAATGCCATCGAGGGCGCGCGGCACGAATCTTGGGAAAATGATATCACGATCCTTGTGGCGCAAACCCAAGCCAGGGAAGAGCATGAGGTACGAGCAGTGGAGCGGCTGTTGCGCGCCGGCGCTCAGGGTATCGTCTACATGTCGATATTCACCCGACGTGTGTCGCTTGCACGAGTGTTCGAAGACCTTCCCATCCCTCTTGTTTTGCTCAATTGCTACACCCGAGAAAATCGCTATCCATCTGTCGTGCCCGACGAGGTCATCGGCGGTAGAACCGCAACAAGATCTCTTATCAAATTGGGGCACCGCCGCATCGCGACCATCACCGGCGAGCTCTTTATGGAAGCAGCACAGGATCGGCTTATAGGTTATCGGGAAGCCCTTGCTGAGGCTGGTATCACCTACGAAGACAGTCTTGTTGTTGAAGGTAATTGGTCTCCCACTTCCGGATTTGAGGCAGCGCAGAGACTGCTTTCGCTCGAAGAACGACCCACGGCAATATTTTGTCAAAACGATAAGATGGCAATGGGGTGCTTCATCGCTCTCGCAGAAGCAGGCCTCGTCATCCCGCGAGACATGTCGGTTGTCGGCTATGATGACGACGAGCTCGCACGTCATCTTAGACCCCAGCTAACTACGTTAGAGCTTCCTCATCGTCCTATGGGCGCCTGGGCTGTTCAGCAACTTGGAAAACATTCGGCGACGATCGGCTCCCGCCACACCCCTTACAAAATGGTCTGTTCGGTTGTCGAACGATCGTCGCTCACTGGTCCGACGACTGGAAAGCTCAATGGGGCCTCGTCGAGTTCAGACTAA
- a CDS encoding DUF2270 domain-containing protein — MSEPTPLPGPSLPDATLTSSEFITTMSHFHRAEIARMAGWRDRLDRTTNWALTVAAAMLSVSLSTPSSHHGVLIFAMLIILVLLWIEARRYRFFDVYRSRVRQFERHYFAQIFSPQPDFASNWLLILGETLRSPKFLITRRIAFARRLQRNYIHILLILLLAWILKISTPKLQDEGSNREFTASVLEAVNNAALGPLPGYVVFGIVIALYAVLIGVAVVTKDEEGELAIGDVHV; from the coding sequence ATGTCGGAACCCACCCCATTACCCGGCCCCAGCCTCCCGGACGCAACCCTGACCTCATCCGAATTCATAACGACGATGTCACATTTCCATCGCGCTGAGATCGCCCGTATGGCGGGGTGGCGCGATCGTCTCGACCGAACGACCAACTGGGCGCTTACGGTCGCGGCCGCCATGCTTTCGGTTTCGCTGTCAACGCCAAGCTCGCATCATGGGGTGCTCATATTCGCCATGCTGATTATTCTTGTGCTGCTGTGGATTGAGGCACGCCGCTATCGATTTTTCGACGTTTATCGAAGCCGCGTGCGGCAATTCGAGCGACACTACTTCGCGCAAATCTTCTCACCACAGCCGGATTTTGCGTCCAACTGGCTGCTCATTCTCGGCGAGACCCTCCGGTCACCTAAGTTCTTGATCACCAGGCGGATCGCTTTTGCCCGTCGCTTGCAAAGAAACTACATCCATATCTTGCTGATACTTCTGCTCGCCTGGATACTGAAAATCTCGACGCCCAAGCTGCAAGACGAGGGCTCTAATCGAGAATTCACCGCCTCGGTCCTGGAGGCAGTCAACAACGCTGCGCTTGGCCCGTTGCCGGGGTATGTCGTTTTTGGAATTGTGATTGCGCTCTACGCGGTTCTAATTGGCGTCGCCGTGGTTACAAAGGACGAGGAAGGCGAGCTTGCCATCGGAGACGTCCACGTTTGA
- a CDS encoding DUF1127 domain-containing protein produces the protein MNVARTCTNWVKFRQTVSELGRMSSRELQDLGIDRADIRRIARGSAF, from the coding sequence ATGAACGTTGCACGCACCTGCACCAACTGGGTCAAGTTTCGCCAGACCGTGAGCGAACTCGGCCGCATGTCGAGCCGCGAACTCCAGGATCTTGGCATCGACCGCGCCGATATCCGTCGCATCGCTCGAGGCTCGGCCTTCTGA
- a CDS encoding response regulator transcription factor: protein MPQTIEILVVEDELLVRMDIADHLADRGYVVYEAGNADEAIVILENHKNIRLIVTDIDMPGSMDGLKLAAAVRDRWPPVKIIVVSGHHTIEVTDLPDGSMFFSQPYLPSKLVESMRELLSHD, encoded by the coding sequence ATGCCCCAAACGATCGAGATCCTGGTGGTGGAAGATGAACTTCTGGTCCGCATGGATATTGCTGATCATCTTGCTGATCGAGGTTACGTTGTTTACGAAGCTGGCAATGCCGATGAGGCTATCGTCATCCTGGAAAATCATAAAAATATTCGCCTGATCGTAACCGACATCGACATGCCGGGATCGATGGACGGCCTTAAATTGGCGGCAGCTGTTCGAGACAGATGGCCTCCGGTTAAAATCATCGTTGTTTCAGGGCACCATACGATTGAAGTCACGGACCTTCCCGACGGAAGTATGTTTTTTTCACAACCCTACTTGCCTTCGAAACTTGTGGAATCCATGCGCGAGCTGCTTAGTCACGACTAG
- a CDS encoding 3'-5' exonuclease, which translates to MALQFDMFLDEDGQQPPKRRLGTTSIRHAPVVTEAGMVQHLTETGRYRILRKLEPKAVAEFIRPEFPLRGVILDTETTGLDHRKDEVIEIGAIAFTFDAAGNIGDVTGLYGGLQQPGIPIPAEITKLTGITDEMVAGQIIDTAALRNLIDPADLIIAHNAGFDRPFCEAFSPIFADKAWACSNSEIQWPSRGFEGTKLGYLIGQAGYFHDGHRAVDDCFALLEVLAREAEGIPETAFAELYQASQRSRVRIFAENSPFDMKDHLKARGYRWSDGSDGRPKSWWVELAEELLDDELLYLRAEIYRWPDADPPIRRLTAFDRFKA; encoded by the coding sequence ATGGCATTACAGTTCGATATGTTTTTGGATGAAGACGGCCAGCAGCCGCCAAAGCGCCGTCTTGGCACGACTTCAATCCGACATGCCCCTGTGGTGACCGAGGCCGGTATGGTCCAGCATCTCACAGAGACAGGCCGATACCGCATTCTGAGAAAGCTCGAGCCGAAAGCCGTTGCCGAATTTATCCGTCCGGAGTTCCCGTTGCGCGGCGTGATCCTGGACACCGAGACCACAGGACTTGATCATCGCAAGGATGAAGTCATCGAGATTGGTGCGATTGCCTTCACCTTCGATGCCGCCGGCAACATTGGCGATGTCACTGGCCTCTATGGTGGACTGCAGCAGCCCGGCATTCCGATACCGGCCGAGATCACAAAGCTCACGGGAATCACCGACGAGATGGTGGCGGGGCAGATCATCGACACCGCCGCGCTGCGAAACCTCATCGACCCGGCCGATCTAATCATTGCCCATAATGCCGGCTTCGATCGGCCATTTTGCGAGGCCTTCTCGCCGATCTTCGCCGACAAAGCCTGGGCGTGCTCGAACTCCGAAATCCAATGGCCGTCCCGCGGCTTTGAAGGCACGAAACTCGGATATCTCATCGGCCAGGCGGGCTATTTCCACGATGGTCATCGCGCGGTGGACGACTGTTTTGCACTGCTCGAGGTGCTGGCGCGTGAGGCGGAAGGCATTCCCGAGACAGCATTTGCCGAACTCTACCAGGCGAGCCAGCGGTCCCGCGTTCGCATCTTCGCCGAAAACAGTCCCTTCGACATGAAGGACCACCTCAAGGCGCGGGGCTACCGGTGGTCGGATGGCAGCGACGGCCGGCCCAAATCCTGGTGGGTCGAACTGGCCGAGGAGCTGCTGGACGACGAACTGCTCTATCTCCGCGCCGAGATCTACCGTTGGCCGGATGCCGATCCACCGATCCGCAGGCTGACGGCATTCGACCGGTTCAAGGCCTGA
- a CDS encoding phytanoyl-CoA dioxygenase family protein translates to MTASTIDYNISAQVKQLADDGIIGLKGAFTPQWADAMREDMMTAFWSAIQRPGGAVGRGPRRWYVEIHPENFGGFVDLVTHPWVVDVCNNVLGPDYQIVEIGFDVPFQGAKYQPWHRDFPSPVDTYRDRKITSLAFNLTGVDVTEDMGPFEVAPGTQYDDGRDWKHEMFPNKCLWGRFQERATRKYPRRGDISCRSALTVHRGTEHLSPIARPVMVLGVDAPGAGHAALHDMMVTQEWHAALPQSVKKHLICRVVDELVPVTQKHDIEGLVMGADPV, encoded by the coding sequence ATGACGGCGAGCACGATCGATTACAATATTTCTGCACAGGTCAAACAGCTGGCCGATGACGGCATTATCGGCCTAAAGGGGGCATTTACGCCTCAATGGGCCGATGCAATGCGGGAAGATATGATGACTGCCTTCTGGTCGGCCATTCAACGACCCGGTGGCGCTGTGGGGCGCGGCCCGCGCCGCTGGTATGTCGAAATTCACCCCGAGAACTTCGGAGGGTTTGTAGATCTCGTGACCCATCCCTGGGTCGTGGACGTATGCAATAATGTGCTTGGCCCAGACTACCAGATCGTGGAAATCGGTTTTGACGTGCCGTTTCAGGGCGCGAAGTATCAACCGTGGCATCGCGACTTCCCCTCCCCAGTCGATACGTATCGCGATCGAAAGATCACGTCGCTAGCATTCAATCTCACGGGGGTCGATGTAACGGAGGACATGGGGCCGTTCGAAGTCGCCCCCGGCACACAATACGATGACGGGCGCGATTGGAAGCATGAGATGTTTCCCAACAAGTGCCTCTGGGGTCGCTTCCAGGAGCGGGCAACGCGGAAGTATCCTCGCCGAGGGGACATCTCTTGTCGTTCGGCCCTGACAGTTCACCGCGGCACCGAACACCTGTCCCCTATTGCGAGGCCCGTCATGGTGCTTGGCGTCGATGCCCCTGGCGCCGGCCATGCTGCCCTGCATGACATGATGGTCACCCAGGAATGGCATGCAGCGCTACCGCAAAGCGTCAAGAAGCATTTGATTTGCCGTGTGGTCGACGAGCTCGTGCCGGTCACTCAGAAGCATGACATCGAGGGGCTTGTCATGGGTGCTGACCCAGTGTGA